In Cryptococcus deuterogattii R265 chromosome 4, complete sequence, a genomic segment contains:
- a CDS encoding uncharacterized protein (genome sequence mistake): protein MAHYQISPGKAVGIFQLGDTLWHVLDLLRTRKNEYPKFSLSWDPQRPHESAVVIHLPALALYFPHPSQTLTLISFPSLASSNVTLTFETQLLYAPEQPLTRARIGRILGPTFADEGRGLIFPGIKFEMSAEGKGGREDIVRRLDVSEKEGERLSLPGQMISCKVQPNRGVVLSIVEEEPLEIILGQTTAQDLLVDLGHPLRKFWKEDDRLEKMWGGISEPGYCFWNYFQYGLDFLISPIQGSQNPLLF, encoded by the exons ATGGCCCATTACCAGATTTCTCCAGGCAAAGCAGTAGGCATATTCCAACTCG GCGACACACTATGGCACGTCCTCGACCTTCTACGCACACGCAAGAACGAGTATCCCAAGTTCAGCTTATCATGGGACCCTCAG CGCCCTCATGAATCGGCTGTGGTGATTCATCTACCTGCATTGGCACTTTACTTCCCCCATCCATCACAGACATTGACGCTGatatccttcccttctcttgcctcttccaacGTCACTTTGACCTTCGAGACTCAGCTCTTGTATGCCCCCGAACAGCCATTGACGAGAGCCAGAATTGGCAGGATACTTGGGCCTACATTCGCCGACGAAGGCAGAGGATTGATATTCCCGGGGATAAAATTCGAGATGAGCGCGGAGGGCAAAGGTGGGCGGGAGGACATCGTGCGAAGGCTAGACGTGAGCGAGAAAGAGGGCGAACGTCTAAGCCTTCCTGGGCAGATGATTTCCTGTAAAGTGCAG CCAAACAGAGGTGTCGTCCTCTCCAtagttgaagaagaacctcTGGAGATTATCTTGGGACAAACCACTGCACAGGATCTTTTGGTAGACTTGGGGCATCCTTTGAGAAAATtttggaaagaagacgacAGATTAGAGAAGATGTGGGGTGGGATTAGTGAACCCGGATATT GCTTCTGGAATTACTTCCAATATGGGTTGGATTTCTTAATTTCCCCAATTCAAGGTTCACAAAATCCTCTGCTATTCTAA